In Aquificaceae bacterium, the following are encoded in one genomic region:
- a CDS encoding cytochrome-c peroxidase: MKKVLLSAVLVGAVVAGAGVYAQSKGKAQAPQPKDEDAQLLELARQFFQPLPEVVDNPANPITKEKVELGKMLFYDPRLSKSGLISCNTCHNLATYGVDNLPTSIGHGWAIGPRNAPSVYNAALHIAQFWDGRAKDVEEQALGPILNPIEMAMPSEKEVIERLRSIPEYVEMFKKAFPNDKEPLRFENIGKAIGAFERTLLTPSRFDEFLKGNTKALTAEEKKGLRLFIEVGCVACHSGPAVGGNAFFKFGQFVDYWKATAPYVTLDKPTILVDLGRFTVTKKEEDMFVFKSPSLRNVEKTYPYFHDGSVWSLEDAVKIMAETQLGRKLTEEETRYIVAFLKSLTGQIPKHALEVPVLPASTDKTPRPQAK, encoded by the coding sequence ATGAAGAAAGTGTTGTTAAGTGCGGTATTGGTTGGAGCGGTAGTTGCGGGTGCTGGTGTTTATGCCCAAAGCAAAGGTAAGGCTCAAGCTCCTCAGCCGAAGGATGAAGATGCACAGCTTCTTGAACTAGCAAGACAGTTTTTCCAACCTCTACCCGAAGTGGTGGATAACCCAGCAAACCCAATAACAAAAGAAAAAGTAGAACTTGGTAAGATGCTTTTCTATGATCCAAGACTTTCAAAGAGTGGTTTGATAAGTTGTAATACCTGCCATAACCTGGCAACCTACGGTGTGGATAACCTGCCTACTTCCATAGGTCATGGTTGGGCTATTGGTCCAAGGAATGCGCCCTCCGTATACAATGCAGCATTGCATATTGCTCAATTTTGGGATGGAAGGGCAAAGGATGTGGAAGAGCAAGCTCTCGGTCCGATACTTAATCCTATAGAGATGGCTATGCCTTCTGAAAAGGAAGTGATTGAAAGGCTAAGGTCTATTCCAGAATATGTGGAAATGTTCAAAAAAGCTTTTCCTAATGACAAAGAACCACTCAGATTTGAAAACATAGGTAAGGCTATAGGAGCTTTTGAGAGAACTTTGCTGACACCCTCAAGGTTTGATGAGTTTCTCAAAGGCAATACAAAGGCTCTAACTGCAGAAGAAAAGAAGGGTCTAAGACTTTTCATTGAAGTTGGCTGTGTAGCATGCCACTCTGGACCTGCGGTAGGTGGAAATGCCTTCTTTAAGTTTGGTCAGTTTGTAGACTATTGGAAGGCAACCGCACCATACGTGACTCTTGATAAACCCACCATACTCGTTGACCTTGGAAGGTTTACTGTTACTAAGAAGGAAGAAGACATGTTTGTATTCAAATCTCCCTCTCTTAGAAACGTAGAAAAAACCTATCCTTACTTCCATGATGGAAGTGTCTGGAGCCTTGAGGATGCAGTCAAGATAATGGCGGAAACACAACTCGGAAGGAAGCTAACAGAGGAGGAAACGCGTTATATAGTAGCCTTCCTCAAATCACTTACCGGTCAGATACCAAAACACGCCCTTGAAGTGCCTGTCCTTCCTGCATCAACGGACAAAACACCAAGACCTCAAGCAAAGTAA